The Methylobacterium durans nucleotide sequence TGCGCGAACGGGCTGCTCCAACGAAGCGGCGAGAGTGGGCGAACACGGCGTCGGGCACGCCGCTGGCCAGGGCCAGTTCAGCGTCGCGCAAGCCGGCCCAAGCCTCCGGTAGCGGAAGGCGCTGAGCAAACGAGCCAGGCTCCGGCGGCATGGCATCCACCATCCAGTTGTCGTTCGAGACCGGATACACGGCGTAGAGAACGGGGAGCACATGCGCGAAGACCGCTCCTTCCCAAGGCATCTTCCGGTCGAGCTCCAGCACGCGCGGATCCGTCGACCGGGCATGAGCGTCGAGAACGGCAGCTTCAGCGGCAAGGCGCGCGCGCACCGCCTCGATGCGCCGCGTGAGAACAGCTTGCACCAGATTTGCTGCCTGCAGGAAGGCCGTATCCTCGGCTGTTCGATCACCGAATGCGGGCGTGTCCCAGGCTGGATTCAGGTCCTCAACAATCGCGGCAAGGCCCAGGGCATCGCCGGGTCTGCCGACCCCATTGTCTGTCTCATCGATGCGCCGCACCAACTCGCGATCGATCACTGCTCCGACTTGCGCATCGAACTGCGCGGTATCAGGGGGACCCGGCACGTTCTGCACGGCGGCTTCACCGTAGTGGCGCCAGATCAATCCGGCCGCGCTGAAGGGCGTGCCATCCTCTCGCACCTACGCGCCACGCTGGTGATGGTCGAAACGACCCGCTGCGGGCTCGTAGGCTGCTCCCACGTCCCACACCAGATCGGCTCGCGCGATCTCAGCCTCGTCTCGGGTTCGCACAAGCTCATGATCTCGCCCGGTCTCACGCAGGCCGAGCGCCAGTCGAAGGACAACGTAAGCGAAGGTTTCGTCGAGGTGGAAGGTCCCGCTATGGGTGGCCAGGCGGCGGGTGGATGGCAGCATCACCTTCTCCAATCAGCTCTTCGGCTGAATGGGTCGGAGCGTATCACCGATCCCGCTCCCTAGACGGCCTCGCTTCGAGCCGAGGCGCGAAGCTGGCCGGAAAGGTCATCAACCCCGAACAGTTCGGGTGCCTCGCCTGAGGACCGCCCTGCTGGCGATGGCAGGTACGATTCGTTCATCGGCTTACGACGGGTTCGAGGAGCGTCCGCTTTTCAGTAGCCCGACCTTGGGCTGCAGACGACCGATGTTGGCCGAGAGCGGCCTGTCCGCTATCGGCATTTGGGCCGCAGAAGCGGACGCTCATAGCGGCCTAGGAAAAATCTGGCTGCTTTGCCGCCTCTAGATCTTGATCTGCGCACCGATCTCCACGACCCGGTCCACGGGTATGCGGAAGTAGCGGGACGCGTCGGTCGCGGTCCAGGCGAGCGCGATGTAGAGGCGGTCCTGCCAGACCGGCATGCCGGTCTCCGGCGAGGCCACCAAGACCCGCCGCGTGAGGAAGTAGGACAGGTTGCCGGTGTCGAGCCCAGCGCTGGCGAGGGCGCGCGGTAGGTCGGGCAGCTCCATGAAGCCGAAGCGCACCGTCACGCAGGAGAAGGCGTCCGTGAGCTTCCGGATCGTGATGCGCTCGGCCTCAGGCACCCGCGGCTGATCCTCCGTGACCACATGCAGGATCAGGTTGTGCGCGTGCAGTACCCGGTTGTGCTTCACGTTGTGCATCAGGGCCCCCGGCGTGTCGCCGGGCGTGCCGGTCAGGAACGCGGCCGTTCCGGGCACTCGCTGAACCGAGCCGGTCTCGGCCATGCGGGTGAACTCGGAGAGCGGCACGCGCCGACGATGAATTTCCTCGGCGATGAGGCCCGAGCCGCGCCGCCAGGTCCACATCGCCGTGACGAGCGCCGCCCCGATCGTCAGCGGCACCCAACCGCCGTGGAGCAGCTTGAGGGCGTTGGCGGACAGGAACACCAACTCGATCAGCAGGAAGGGCGCGATGACGAGGGCCGCGAGGGCGGGCGACCAGCGCCAGACCCTCCAGGCGACGATGAAGAGCAAGCTCGCGGTGATGACCATGTCGCCGGTCACTGCGATGCCGTAGGCGGCCGCCAGCGCGCTCGATGACTTGAAGAGCACCACCACGAACACGACCGCAATCAGCAGCCACCAGTTCACCCGCGGGATGTAGATCTGCCCCTTCTCAGTCTCTGAGGTGCGCTGCACGCGCATGCGCGGCAGCAACCCGAGCTGCATAGCCTGCTGCGTGATCGAGAAGGTGCCAGTGATGACCGCTTGGCTCGCGATGATTGTGGCGACCGTGGCGAGCAGCACCATCGGCAGCAGGGCCCAGGCCGGGTAGAGCAGGAAGAAGGGGTTCTCGATCCGCTCGGGATGGGCCAGCAGCATGGCGCCCTGGCCCAGGTAGTTGAGGGCGAGCGCCGGCAGAACGAGGGCGAACCATGCCGTCCGGATCGGCCCGCGGCCGAAATGGCCCATGTCGGCGTAGAGCGCCTCCGCGCCCGTCACGGCCAGGAACACGGCGCCAAGCGCCAGCAGGCCTGCCGTGCCGTGGCCGAGCAGGAAGGCGACGCCATGGGCCGGGTTGAACGCGCCGAGGATGCCGGGGTCGTCCGCGATGTGACCGAGCCCGCCGAGCGCCATGACGACGAACCAGAAGGCCGTGATCGGCCCGAAGAAGGTCGCCACCCGCGCCGTGCCGTGGCTCTGGGCCGCGAACAGGCCGATCAGGATCGCGAGGCTGATTGGCAGGACATACGGTTCGAAGGCGGGTGTGACGAGCTTCAGCCCCTCGACGGCCGAAAGCACCGAGATTGCCGGCGTGATGATGGCGTCGCCGTAGAACAGGGCGACGCCGACCATGCCGAGCACGATGACGAAGCCGCCAGAATGTCCGAGGGCACGTTGGGCGAGCGCCACCAGGGACGGCGTGCCGCCCTCGCCGTCGTTGTCCGCCCGCATCACGATGAGCACGTATTTCAGCGTGACGATCAGGATCAGCGCCCAGAGGATCAGCGAGACGACACCGAACACCATCTCGCGGGTGAGACCGTGCCCGCCGGACGCCGCATGCAGGGATTCCTTCAGCGCGTAGAGCGGGCTCGTGCCGATGTCGCCGTAGACGACGCCGACCGAGCCGAGCGTCAGCGCCCAGAAGCCGGTCTTCGAGTCGTGCTCCGTGCTCGCCGGCAACGAGGCCTGCAACGATGCTTGGGTCGATGCTCGGACCGACGAAAGCTCAGTCGTGGCACGAGTAGGCATGGACACGTTCCTCCGGCCGGTTCGAGCCCGCTCTCAGATGCGCCGCCTCAACGGCCGAGGAGCCAGCATCGTTCGCCGGACACGGACGTTGGTAGTGCCCGTCCGGCCGGGATGACGCGTCGCGGCTCCGTCTTCGACGCACGTCCGCGCCCCGGTCATCATCCCTCCGGCGCAAGGTTCCCGTGGCGCGTGGCATTTCAGCAGCAGGCAGACGGCCCAGCCTCGTGTCTAAGCGGAGAGGCAGACACCCCGCCTCCAGAGGGCCCGACGCAGGACCATGACCGCACGTTTCAGGCTCGCACGTCGCGTCTCCCAGGCGGTCGCAGCCTTGCTCGCCCTGGCGGTCTTCGCCTCGCTCCCCGCCCGAGCCAAGCAGGACGGCGCTTCCGACAAGGCCGGCTCCTCGGCGGGCGGCAAGGGAGACGGCCAGGAGGGCGGCAAGTCAGACAAGCAGAAGGACGTCGATACCGAGCACCTGTTCGGCTTCACCGAGGGCGCCGACGCGGGCGAGAAGGGCGAGCAGGAGGTGGTGGTCGATACCGTCACACGCCTGAGCAAGCGCCGCGACGGACCAGGCCCATCGACTTACCGTGTGCTCGACACCCGCTTCGCCTACCAGTTCAACCCCATCGACAGGTTCAGCGTCGAGTTGAGCGCCTTCGGCAACCTCCGTCGCCAGCGCAACATCGTGGATCTGGACGACAAGTCCTTCGG carries:
- a CDS encoding potassium transporter Kup — protein: MPTRATTELSSVRASTQASLQASLPASTEHDSKTGFWALTLGSVGVVYGDIGTSPLYALKESLHAASGGHGLTREMVFGVVSLILWALILIVTLKYVLIVMRADNDGEGGTPSLVALAQRALGHSGGFVIVLGMVGVALFYGDAIITPAISVLSAVEGLKLVTPAFEPYVLPISLAILIGLFAAQSHGTARVATFFGPITAFWFVVMALGGLGHIADDPGILGAFNPAHGVAFLLGHGTAGLLALGAVFLAVTGAEALYADMGHFGRGPIRTAWFALVLPALALNYLGQGAMLLAHPERIENPFFLLYPAWALLPMVLLATVATIIASQAVITGTFSITQQAMQLGLLPRMRVQRTSETEKGQIYIPRVNWWLLIAVVFVVVLFKSSSALAAAYGIAVTGDMVITASLLFIVAWRVWRWSPALAALVIAPFLLIELVFLSANALKLLHGGWVPLTIGAALVTAMWTWRRGSGLIAEEIHRRRVPLSEFTRMAETGSVQRVPGTAAFLTGTPGDTPGALMHNVKHNRVLHAHNLILHVVTEDQPRVPEAERITIRKLTDAFSCVTVRFGFMELPDLPRALASAGLDTGNLSYFLTRRVLVASPETGMPVWQDRLYIALAWTATDASRYFRIPVDRVVEIGAQIKI